A portion of the Lolium rigidum isolate FL_2022 chromosome 1, APGP_CSIRO_Lrig_0.1, whole genome shotgun sequence genome contains these proteins:
- the LOC124673148 gene encoding proteasome subunit beta type-3-like — MSIFEYNGSAVVAMVGKNCFAIASDRRLGVQLQTVATDFQRVFEIHPKLYIGLSGLASDAQTLYQRLVFKHKLYQLREERDMKPETFASLVSSMLYEKRFGPYFCQPIIAGLGQDDVPFICTMDCIGAKELAKDFVVSGTASESLYGACESMYKPNMEPDELFETISQALLSSVDRDCLSGWGGYVLVVTPTEVTERVLKGRMD; from the exons ATGTCG ATCTTCGAGTACAACGGGTCCGCCGTGGTGGCCATGGTGGGCAAGAACTGCTTCGCGATCGCCAGCGACCGCCGCCTCGGCGTGCAGCTGCAGACCGTCGCCACCGACTTCCAGCGCGTCTTCGAGATCCACCCCAAGCTCTACATCGGCCTCTCCGGCCTCGCCTCCGACGCCCAGACGCT GTACCAGCGGCTGGTGTTCAAGCACAAGCTCTACCAGCTGCGGGAGGAGCGGGACATGAAGCCCGAGACCTTCGCCAGCCTCGTCTCCTCGATGCTCTACGAGAAGAG ATTTGGACCATACTTCTGCCAGCCAATTATTGCTGGACTTGGACAGGACGATGTGCCATTTATTTGCACCATGGACTGCATTGGTGCAAA GGAACTGGCGAAGGACTTCGTTGTCTCAGGGACAGCATCAGAGTCTTTATATGGTGCTTGTGAATCCATGTACAAACCAAACATG GAACCCGATGAACTCTTCGAGACCATATCACAAGCACTGCTGTCATCAGTTGATCGTGATTGCCTCAGCGGGTGGGGAGGCTACGTT